The following are from one region of the Angustibacter sp. Root456 genome:
- a CDS encoding bifunctional methylenetetrahydrofolate dehydrogenase/methenyltetrahydrofolate cyclohydrolase, with protein sequence MAARVLDGKTTAAAIRAELTERVAALRARGVTPGLGTVLVGDDPGSRAYVGGKHRDCAEVGIASIRRDLPADATQADVEQAVDELNADPACTGFIVQLPLPRAVDPDAVLERIDPAKDADGLHPTNLGRLVLDVSGRGHAPLPCTPRGIVELLRRYDISLSGAHVVVIGRGTTSGRPLGLLLTRRPENATVTSCHTGTRDLRSVVRSGDIVVAAAGSAGLVTADMVRPGAVVLDVGTSRVVDDTGRSRIVGDVAPEVAEVAGWLAPMPGGVGPMTRAMLLANVVEAAERSLAS encoded by the coding sequence ATGGCAGCGCGCGTGCTCGACGGCAAGACGACCGCTGCGGCGATCCGCGCCGAGCTCACCGAGCGGGTCGCCGCGCTCCGGGCTCGCGGGGTGACGCCCGGCCTCGGCACGGTGCTGGTCGGTGACGACCCCGGCAGCCGCGCGTACGTCGGCGGCAAGCACCGCGACTGCGCTGAAGTGGGCATCGCCTCGATCCGCCGCGACCTGCCGGCTGACGCGACGCAGGCGGACGTCGAGCAGGCGGTCGACGAGCTCAACGCCGACCCCGCGTGCACCGGCTTCATCGTGCAGCTGCCGCTGCCGCGTGCCGTCGACCCCGACGCCGTGCTGGAGCGCATCGACCCGGCCAAGGACGCCGACGGCCTGCACCCCACCAACCTCGGGCGGCTGGTGCTCGACGTGTCCGGACGCGGCCACGCGCCGCTGCCGTGCACCCCGCGCGGCATCGTGGAGCTGTTGCGCCGCTACGACATCAGCCTGTCCGGAGCCCACGTGGTGGTCATCGGCCGAGGCACGACGTCCGGCCGTCCCCTCGGCCTGCTGCTCACGCGCCGTCCCGAGAACGCCACCGTCACCTCGTGCCACACGGGCACACGCGACCTGCGCTCGGTGGTGCGCTCCGGCGACATCGTCGTCGCGGCCGCGGGCAGCGCGGGACTCGTCACCGCTGACATGGTGCGACCCGGCGCGGTGGTGCTGGACGTCGGCACGAGCCGCGTCGTCGACGACACCGGCCGCAGCCGCATCGTCGGGGACGTCGCGCCCGAGGTCGCCGAGGTCGCCGGCTGGCTGGCGCCCATGCCGGGCGGCGTGGGACCGATGACGCGCGCGATGCTGCTGGCCAA
- the purH gene encoding bifunctional phosphoribosylaminoimidazolecarboxamide formyltransferase/IMP cyclohydrolase, producing the protein MSEQPAVDGARRPIRRALVSVYDKSGLEDLAAALHGAGVAIVSTGSTASRIAAAGVPVTQVEELTGFPECLDGRVKTLHPKVHAGILADRRNADHERQLADLGIEPFDLVVSNLYPFRETVRSGAGLDDVVEQIDIGGPSMVRAAAKNHASVAIVTDPSDYPLVAEALRDGGFDLAARRRLAARAFAHTASYDKAVAEWCARELADDPQWWPAYAGLALERAATLRYGENPHQRAALYVDPDAAPGIAQATPLHGKEMSYNNYVDGDAALRAAFDFDQPAVAIIKHANPCGIAVGADIAEAHAKAHACDPVSAYGGVVAANRPVSLAMAERLADIFTEVVVAPSFDDDAYEVLTRKKNVRLLELPDGYARDAVELRQVSGGVLAQTGDRIDAPGDDPASWTLAAGEAADADTLADLAFAWRAVRSVRSNAILLANDGASVGVGMGQVNRVDSCRLAVERAGAERARGAVAASDAFFPFADGLQVLLDAGVRAVVQPGGSIRDDEVVAAAQAAGVTMYFTGTRHFAH; encoded by the coding sequence GTGAGCGAGCAGCCCGCCGTCGACGGCGCCCGGCGTCCGATCCGTCGCGCCCTGGTGTCGGTGTACGACAAGTCTGGTCTCGAGGACCTCGCGGCGGCGCTGCACGGTGCGGGCGTCGCGATCGTGTCGACCGGCTCGACGGCGTCGCGGATCGCCGCCGCGGGGGTGCCGGTGACGCAGGTCGAGGAGCTCACCGGCTTCCCCGAGTGCCTCGACGGGCGGGTGAAGACGTTGCACCCCAAGGTGCACGCGGGCATCCTCGCCGATCGCCGCAACGCCGACCACGAGCGACAGCTCGCCGACCTCGGCATCGAGCCGTTCGACCTCGTCGTCAGCAACCTGTACCCCTTCCGCGAGACGGTGCGCTCGGGCGCGGGGCTCGACGACGTGGTGGAGCAGATCGACATCGGCGGCCCGTCGATGGTGCGGGCGGCCGCCAAGAACCACGCGAGCGTCGCGATCGTCACCGACCCCAGCGACTACCCTCTCGTCGCCGAGGCGTTGCGGGACGGCGGTTTCGACCTCGCCGCTCGCCGCCGGCTGGCCGCTCGGGCCTTCGCGCACACCGCGTCGTACGACAAGGCGGTGGCGGAGTGGTGCGCCCGCGAGCTCGCCGACGACCCGCAGTGGTGGCCCGCGTACGCCGGCCTTGCTCTCGAGCGCGCCGCGACCCTGCGCTACGGCGAGAACCCGCACCAGCGCGCCGCCCTGTACGTCGACCCGGACGCCGCGCCCGGCATCGCGCAGGCGACCCCGTTGCACGGCAAGGAGATGTCGTACAACAACTACGTCGACGGCGACGCCGCGCTGCGGGCGGCGTTCGACTTCGACCAGCCGGCAGTCGCGATCATCAAGCACGCCAACCCCTGCGGTATCGCCGTCGGCGCCGACATCGCCGAGGCACACGCCAAGGCGCACGCGTGCGACCCGGTGTCGGCGTACGGCGGCGTGGTCGCGGCGAACCGACCGGTGTCGTTGGCGATGGCCGAGCGGCTGGCCGACATCTTCACCGAGGTCGTCGTGGCTCCCTCGTTCGACGACGACGCCTACGAGGTGCTGACTCGCAAGAAGAACGTGCGGTTGCTCGAGCTGCCCGACGGCTACGCCCGCGACGCCGTCGAGCTGCGCCAGGTGAGCGGGGGAGTGCTCGCCCAGACGGGCGACCGCATCGACGCGCCCGGTGACGACCCGGCGTCCTGGACGCTCGCGGCGGGTGAGGCCGCCGACGCCGACACGCTCGCCGACCTCGCGTTCGCGTGGCGGGCGGTGCGCTCGGTGCGCTCGAACGCGATCCTGCTGGCCAACGACGGCGCGAGCGTCGGGGTGGGCATGGGGCAGGTCAACCGCGTCGACTCCTGCCGGCTCGCGGTGGAGCGTGCGGGCGCGGAGCGGGCGCGCGGCGCCGTCGCGGCTTCCGACGCGTTCTTCCCCTTCGCCGACGGCCTGCAGGTGCTGCTCGACGCCGGCGTGCGCGCCGTCGTGCAGCCGGGCGGCTCGATCCGCGACGACGAGGTCGTGGCCGCGGCGCAGGCGGCTGGCGTGACGATGTACTTCACCGGCACGCGGCACTTCGCCCACTGA
- the purN gene encoding phosphoribosylglycinamide formyltransferase gives MTRRSGPARLVVLVSGAGTNLQALLDACADPAYGARVVAVGADRDGIEGLARAERSGVPTFVLRVRDHADRAAWDAALTDAVASFEPDLVVSAGFMKLAGPSFVARFAGRFVNTHPALLPSFPGMHGAADALAYGVKVTGATLFVVDEGVDTGPIIAQRAVDVADDDDVESLHERIKTVEREMLVDVVGRMSRDGWTINDRRVTIP, from the coding sequence CTGACGCGGCGCTCGGGCCCTGCGCGCCTCGTGGTCCTCGTGTCCGGTGCGGGCACCAACCTGCAGGCGCTGCTCGACGCGTGCGCCGACCCGGCGTACGGCGCCCGGGTCGTGGCGGTCGGAGCCGACCGGGACGGCATCGAGGGACTGGCCCGTGCCGAGCGGTCCGGCGTGCCGACGTTCGTGCTGCGCGTGCGCGACCACGCTGACCGCGCCGCCTGGGACGCCGCCCTGACCGACGCGGTGGCGTCGTTCGAGCCCGACCTCGTCGTGTCGGCGGGGTTCATGAAGCTGGCCGGCCCGTCGTTCGTCGCGCGCTTCGCCGGCCGGTTCGTCAACACCCACCCCGCACTGCTGCCGTCGTTCCCCGGCATGCACGGCGCCGCCGACGCCCTCGCCTACGGCGTGAAGGTCACCGGCGCCACGCTCTTCGTGGTCGACGAGGGGGTCGACACCGGGCCGATCATCGCCCAGCGCGCGGTCGACGTCGCGGACGACGACGACGTGGAGTCCCTGCACGAGCGCATCAAGACCGTCGAGCGCGAGATGCTCGTCGACGTGGTGGGGCGCATGTCCCGCGACGGCTGGACCATCAACGACAGAAGGGTCACCATCCCGTGA
- a CDS encoding DUF6350 family protein, with the protein MSLLDRLHTSSTSSSTSSTTATSGRGPDDGPTSPLLAALTGMWSAALSWLAVVLPALLAWATSAQSTASWGQSLRVGSDVWLVLHRVAVQVPDGQVALAPLGGLALPVGLAWLAGRRIGHSLDARHVTAAGGALRAVAPLVAALAGGYAVVLLLVALLAHGDGVRPVLWQAVVAGLLLPAAGALVAALRAVDAPVAATLAEAVRTPMLLRRAARPAAVAVAALVAVAAALVLVTLALRFARIGSLYEALGAGVVGGAVVTLGQLLLVPNFVLWGVAFVSGQGFALGAGTSVTPAGSDLGLLPLVPVLGAVPPPGALPVAFQALVLVPVIVGAVVGWWVVARREGTVWDALAAAGLAAAVLTVLLALSGGAAGPGALSAVGPSAWKAGLVLAGELALGAGAAAWATHRRRRA; encoded by the coding sequence ATGAGCCTCCTCGACCGACTGCACACCTCGAGCACCAGCTCGAGCACCAGCTCGACCACCGCCACGTCCGGCCGCGGCCCCGACGACGGGCCGACCAGCCCGCTGCTGGCGGCTCTGACGGGGATGTGGAGCGCGGCGCTGTCGTGGCTGGCCGTCGTCCTGCCCGCCCTGCTGGCCTGGGCGACATCGGCCCAGTCGACGGCGAGCTGGGGGCAGTCCCTGCGCGTCGGCTCGGACGTGTGGCTCGTGCTGCACCGGGTCGCGGTGCAGGTGCCGGACGGCCAGGTCGCCCTGGCGCCGCTGGGTGGGCTCGCCCTGCCCGTGGGCCTCGCGTGGCTCGCCGGACGCCGCATCGGCCACTCGCTCGACGCGCGGCACGTCACGGCGGCGGGGGGAGCGCTGCGCGCCGTGGCTCCGCTCGTGGCGGCGCTCGCGGGCGGGTACGCGGTGGTGCTGCTGCTCGTGGCGCTGCTGGCGCACGGCGACGGCGTGCGCCCCGTGCTCTGGCAGGCCGTCGTGGCCGGCCTGTTGCTGCCCGCGGCGGGGGCGCTGGTGGCGGCGCTGCGCGCGGTCGACGCACCGGTGGCGGCGACGCTGGCCGAAGCCGTGCGAACGCCAATGCTGCTGCGCCGGGCCGCCCGGCCCGCGGCCGTCGCGGTCGCGGCGCTCGTGGCCGTCGCGGCGGCGCTGGTGCTGGTCACGCTGGCGCTGCGGTTCGCCCGGATCGGGTCACTGTACGAGGCCCTCGGCGCCGGGGTGGTCGGCGGTGCCGTCGTCACGCTCGGCCAGCTGCTGCTGGTGCCCAACTTCGTGCTGTGGGGCGTGGCGTTCGTGAGCGGCCAGGGTTTCGCGCTCGGAGCGGGCACGTCGGTGACGCCGGCGGGCTCCGACCTGGGCCTGCTCCCGCTGGTGCCCGTGCTCGGAGCGGTGCCGCCGCCGGGTGCGCTGCCCGTGGCGTTCCAGGCGCTGGTGCTCGTTCCCGTCATCGTGGGAGCCGTCGTCGGCTGGTGGGTCGTCGCCCGCCGCGAGGGCACGGTCTGGGACGCCCTGGCGGCGGCCGGGCTGGCCGCCGCGGTGCTCACGGTGCTGCTCGCGCTGAGCGGGGGTGCGGCCGGGCCCGGTGCGCTCTCGGCCGTCGGGCCGTCGGCGTGGAAGGCCGGTCTGGTGCTCGCCGGAGAGCTGGCCCTGGGGGCGGGTGCGGCCGCGTGGGCCACCCACCGGCGACGCCGGGCCTGA
- a CDS encoding RNA polymerase sigma factor has protein sequence MSSEQDESSFDEFYRTTSRRVMHHVYAMTGDRTEAQDCVQEAYARAWQRWGQLHRDDRDGDPEAWVRTVARRIAVSRWRRTRTAARHLLVHGREQSVPPPSEDHQVLVNALRQIPAAQRHAVVLHHLVGLSVEEVARETGAPTGTVKARLSRGRTALAAVIGSLDAQTEKGLRHGH, from the coding sequence GTGAGCAGCGAGCAGGACGAGTCGTCGTTCGACGAGTTCTACCGGACGACGAGCCGGCGCGTGATGCACCACGTCTACGCCATGACCGGCGACCGCACCGAGGCGCAGGACTGCGTCCAGGAGGCGTACGCGCGGGCCTGGCAGCGGTGGGGACAGCTCCACCGTGACGACCGGGACGGCGACCCGGAGGCGTGGGTGCGTACGGTGGCGCGGCGCATCGCCGTCTCGAGATGGCGCCGCACCCGGACGGCGGCCCGGCACCTGCTCGTGCACGGGCGCGAGCAGTCCGTGCCGCCGCCGAGCGAGGACCACCAGGTGCTCGTCAACGCCTTGCGGCAGATTCCTGCGGCCCAGCGCCACGCCGTGGTCCTGCACCACCTCGTCGGCCTGAGCGTCGAGGAGGTCGCCCGCGAGACCGGCGCGCCGACCGGCACGGTCAAGGCCCGCCTGAGCCGCGGACGGACGGCGCTCGCCGCCGTCATCGGATCGCTCGACGCGCAGACCGAGAAAGGGCTTCGTCATGGTCACTGA